One stretch of Flavobacterium sp. 9 DNA includes these proteins:
- a CDS encoding LacI family DNA-binding transcriptional regulator — protein MDKKYTIKDIAKMAGVSKGTVDRVLHNRGKVSPTALEKINEVLNVIDYQPNLIARNLKSTKVYRICVLLPDPEIDSYWLPCVNGIQEAITEFKAYSVVIETHYFNPESTKSFLSTNDNIIKKSPDAVLIAPLFHKETLEIVKQYDELNIMVNTFNNQIEGESIKSFVGQDLYKSGRVAASLMNLILTDGQIAIIHIDESLKNAVHMQEKEKGFRNYFDEKKIAGFSLTTLKLKHPNVETKFLAFLEENPNLKGIFITTSKAYQIASILSSIKTKKIAIIGYDLVEKNVNFLNQGLVHFLIHQNQKRQAYLGVSTLVEHFLFRKDIPETILLPIDIINVENATFYVS, from the coding sequence ATGGATAAAAAGTACACAATTAAGGATATAGCAAAAATGGCTGGAGTTTCTAAAGGAACTGTTGACCGCGTTTTGCACAATAGAGGAAAAGTATCTCCAACGGCTTTAGAAAAAATCAATGAAGTTTTGAACGTTATTGATTATCAGCCCAACTTAATTGCCCGAAATTTAAAAAGCACAAAAGTCTATAGAATTTGTGTTTTACTTCCGGATCCTGAAATTGACTCTTACTGGCTTCCTTGCGTAAACGGAATTCAGGAAGCAATAACCGAGTTTAAAGCTTATAGTGTGGTTATCGAAACGCATTATTTTAATCCGGAAAGCACTAAATCGTTTTTAAGTACAAACGACAACATTATCAAGAAATCGCCTGATGCTGTTTTGATCGCTCCATTATTTCATAAAGAAACTTTGGAAATCGTAAAACAATATGACGAATTGAATATTATGGTGAACACTTTTAATAATCAAATCGAAGGTGAATCTATCAAAAGTTTTGTTGGACAGGATTTATACAAAAGCGGACGCGTTGCGGCAAGTTTAATGAATCTGATTTTGACTGATGGTCAAATTGCGATTATACATATTGACGAAAGCCTTAAAAATGCAGTTCACATGCAGGAAAAGGAAAAAGGTTTTAGAAATTATTTTGACGAAAAAAAGATTGCCGGTTTTTCACTAACAACGCTAAAACTAAAACACCCAAATGTTGAAACTAAATTTTTGGCTTTTCTAGAAGAGAATCCAAATTTGAAAGGAATCTTCATCACAACATCAAAAGCTTATCAAATCGCTTCTATCCTATCTTCGATAAAAACCAAAAAAATTGCGATTATAGGTTACGATTTAGTCGAAAAGAATGTGAACTTCCTAAATCAGGGATTAGTTCACTTTTTAATTCACCAAAATCAAAAAAGACAAGCTTATCTTGGAGTTAGTACTTTAGTCGAACATTTTTTATTCCGCAAAGATATTCCGGAAACAATATTGTTGCCTATCGATATTATTAATGTCGAGAATGCTACGTTTTACGTTTCTTAA
- a CDS encoding c-type cytochrome, whose protein sequence is MKKIILIGIFSALPVIVFNSCNTSNSQTLAAKTADDDSYITIDTSKIPDDQFGESVRYGRELMLKTAYYIGPNGINGKYLGNKMNCTNCHQDAGTKPYAFNLMASHDNYPQYRGRENKVLTLAERVNNCIMRPHSGKPLPLDGKEMVAFLSYFKWISKFVPKDGDYKGAKNLEIEFPDVAASPERGKQLFIENCARCHGNNGEGQYNADKSGYTYPPLWGEYGYQPGSSMHRVIKQAQWLKSNMPYDKVTIGKPYLTDTQALDIAAYVNDDSQHTRPNPKTFDYPNKMGKPIDYSHSPFQDNFTEEQHKYGPYKPIIAYWKKNGWKAVY, encoded by the coding sequence ATGAAAAAAATAATTCTTATTGGTATATTTTCAGCATTGCCAGTTATTGTTTTCAATTCTTGCAATACTTCAAATTCACAAACATTGGCGGCAAAAACAGCCGATGATGATTCGTACATCACAATTGATACGTCTAAAATTCCGGACGATCAATTTGGAGAATCCGTTCGTTATGGAAGAGAATTGATGTTAAAAACAGCTTATTATATTGGCCCAAACGGAATTAATGGAAAATATCTGGGCAATAAAATGAATTGTACCAATTGTCATCAGGACGCTGGTACAAAACCTTATGCTTTCAATTTAATGGCTTCACACGATAATTATCCACAATATCGCGGACGTGAAAATAAAGTTCTAACACTTGCTGAACGTGTTAACAACTGTATAATGAGACCACATTCAGGAAAACCACTTCCGCTGGACGGGAAAGAAATGGTAGCTTTTTTATCATATTTCAAATGGATCAGCAAATTTGTTCCTAAAGACGGAGATTATAAAGGTGCTAAAAATTTAGAGATTGAATTTCCTGATGTTGCTGCAAGTCCGGAAAGAGGAAAACAATTATTTATTGAAAATTGCGCCCGTTGTCACGGAAATAATGGTGAAGGACAATACAATGCCGACAAATCAGGTTATACTTATCCGCCACTTTGGGGAGAATACGGATATCAGCCAGGTTCAAGCATGCACAGAGTTATCAAACAGGCACAATGGTTAAAAAGCAATATGCCTTATGACAAAGTAACCATTGGCAAACCATACCTTACAGATACACAAGCACTTGATATTGCGGCTTATGTAAACGATGATTCACAACACACAAGACCAAATCCTAAAACATTTGATTATCCTAACAAAATGGGTAAACCAATTGATTACTCACATAGTCCTTTTCAGGACAATTTTACCGAAGAACAACACAAATACGGGCCTTACAAACCTATTATTGCTTATTGGAAAAAGAATGGATGGAAAGCCGTTTACTAA
- a CDS encoding sugar-binding protein, with translation MKEYKVVLIDKNQKSSNEILDSVLWEKANCLTDFSSPWKNDPVSKIEFRALWDLENFYFNFRVFDTDIYIDQKDHSFDSIGNSDRVELFFRANDSLNPYYCLEMDTAARLMDFEARPNKDFDFDWKWPKKDIDVKASKDETSFIVEGRISIQSLENLNLILNNTIEAGVFRAKFSLAENLQYDATWISWVNPNTETPNFHIASSFGKFILSPRI, from the coding sequence GTGAAAGAATATAAGGTAGTTTTAATCGATAAAAATCAAAAAAGTTCTAATGAAATTTTAGATTCTGTGCTATGGGAAAAAGCAAATTGTTTAACTGATTTTTCTTCACCATGGAAAAATGATCCTGTTTCTAAAATAGAATTCAGAGCACTTTGGGATCTTGAAAATTTCTATTTTAATTTTAGAGTTTTTGATACCGATATTTATATCGATCAAAAAGACCACAGTTTTGACAGTATTGGAAATTCAGACAGAGTAGAGCTTTTCTTTCGAGCAAATGATTCTTTAAATCCTTATTATTGTCTTGAAATGGATACTGCAGCACGATTAATGGATTTTGAAGCGCGACCAAACAAAGATTTCGATTTTGATTGGAAATGGCCTAAAAAGGATATTGATGTAAAAGCTTCAAAAGATGAAACTTCATTTATTGTCGAAGGCCGAATTAGTATTCAATCTTTAGAAAATTTAAATCTGATTCTGAATAACACAATTGAAGCGGGAGTTTTTAGAGCAAAATTTTCTCTTGCAGAAAATCTACAATATGATGCAACCTGGATTTCTTGGGTAAATCCAAACACAGAAACGCCTAATTTTCATATCGCTTCTTCTTTCGGGAAATTTATTTTAAGCCCACGGATTTAA
- a CDS encoding sugar phosphate nucleotidyltransferase codes for MHNNLVILAGGASSRMKKEAVLDNLSPEEIAQANERSKGLIGVGGSGRPLLDYLLLNAKKAGYKNIYIIIGEQGELFKEFYGSQNVNNDFHGLNISFAVQYIPEGRVKPFGTADALFQAVEQFPELNSQQYSVCNSDNLYSAKALLALRETNSPNAFIAYDRDALEFPSERISRFAIAKLDKNNQLLDILEKPSADVLNDYKDIEGKIRVSMNAFKFNGSTLYTHLKNCPVHPERDEKELPTVLLNSVKENPNTTLGIPFSEHVPDLTAKEDIADVKAYLKKYYPVLDWEE; via the coding sequence ATGCACAACAATTTAGTTATTCTTGCGGGTGGAGCATCTTCCCGCATGAAAAAAGAAGCCGTTCTTGATAATTTATCACCAGAAGAAATCGCTCAGGCAAACGAAAGAAGTAAAGGTTTAATTGGCGTTGGCGGAAGCGGAAGACCATTATTGGATTATCTTTTATTGAATGCCAAAAAAGCAGGATATAAAAATATCTACATTATTATTGGTGAACAAGGCGAACTTTTTAAAGAGTTTTACGGAAGCCAAAATGTAAACAATGATTTTCACGGACTTAATATTTCATTTGCCGTACAATATATTCCGGAAGGCCGAGTAAAACCATTTGGTACAGCCGATGCTTTGTTTCAGGCAGTTGAACAATTTCCGGAGTTGAATTCGCAACAATATTCGGTTTGTAACAGCGACAATTTATATTCGGCGAAAGCCTTATTGGCACTTAGAGAAACCAATAGCCCAAATGCTTTTATAGCTTATGATCGTGATGCATTGGAATTTCCTTCTGAAAGAATTTCGCGTTTTGCAATCGCCAAATTGGATAAAAATAATCAGTTATTGGACATTTTAGAAAAACCTTCGGCAGATGTTTTGAATGATTATAAAGATATTGAAGGGAAAATCAGAGTAAGTATGAATGCTTTTAAATTTAACGGAAGCACATTATATACACATCTCAAAAACTGTCCGGTTCATCCTGAAAGAGACGAAAAAGAATTGCCAACAGTACTTTTAAATTCGGTAAAAGAGAATCCAAATACGACTTTAGGAATTCCGTTTTCAGAACATGTTCCGGATCTGACAGCAAAAGAAGATATTGCCGATGTAAAAGCGTATTTGAAGAAATATTATCCGGTTTTAGACTGGGAAGAATAA
- a CDS encoding aryl-sulfate sulfotransferase: MIKKLVFKSSFILALLALASCSQNQGNVITNINIGTHSNNELKIQIDVTTKDDVQVYAEYWSDKKGIKSKIKSPISKNGLKHSLVLCSITPETNYSFQLVTVQGENKNTSKLYTFKSRKLPEWLQKQFKANCPKPELLPQNFKSGFMLMGKRETPGVAYIVDYKGNLRWYHTVEGTGFKVTHFTKDQTILSILGKNDEPTSYGSEILEINLQGDTLMHIKKGQGDLKQAIHHEIIKKSANEIVTITVDKKIMDLTSVGGKKNDTISSDGILILDKKGKQIWKWSVFDDLDPLKDKNILKNKKDWTHANSLNYDKDGNFLISFYNNGQIWKIDSKTGKVIWKLGKDGNMKMSPDSNFSQAHAAHINSEGSLMFFDNGVDIKQSSVFALKVDETGKTVKLDFHIKLPKDVYNDRMGSAYMIDKDAILCCCSKRHITILTNRKGVLLWALESEIPPYRVEFIPEEKLKPFLLN; this comes from the coding sequence ATGATCAAAAAATTAGTATTTAAATCGAGTTTTATTTTGGCACTTCTTGCATTGGCAAGCTGTTCTCAAAATCAGGGTAATGTTATTACAAATATCAACATTGGGACTCATAGCAACAACGAATTGAAGATTCAGATCGATGTTACTACGAAGGACGATGTTCAGGTATATGCCGAATATTGGTCTGATAAAAAGGGAATCAAAAGCAAAATAAAATCGCCAATATCAAAAAATGGTCTCAAGCATTCTTTAGTACTTTGCAGTATTACTCCAGAAACCAACTATAGTTTTCAATTAGTTACAGTTCAGGGAGAAAACAAAAACACAAGCAAACTGTACACATTCAAATCAAGAAAATTACCCGAATGGTTGCAAAAACAATTCAAAGCAAATTGTCCTAAACCGGAACTATTACCGCAAAACTTCAAAAGTGGTTTTATGCTTATGGGAAAAAGAGAAACACCCGGAGTAGCTTATATTGTTGATTATAAAGGAAATCTAAGATGGTATCATACCGTTGAAGGAACAGGATTTAAAGTCACTCATTTCACAAAAGATCAAACCATACTTTCTATTTTAGGAAAAAATGATGAACCAACAAGTTACGGAAGTGAGATTCTCGAAATCAATCTGCAAGGTGATACTTTAATGCACATTAAAAAAGGACAAGGCGATTTAAAACAAGCGATTCACCATGAAATCATTAAAAAATCGGCTAACGAAATTGTGACAATTACGGTTGATAAAAAAATAATGGATTTAACGTCTGTTGGAGGAAAAAAGAACGATACCATTAGTAGTGATGGAATTTTAATTTTGGATAAAAAAGGAAAACAAATCTGGAAATGGAGTGTTTTTGATGATTTAGATCCTCTAAAAGACAAGAACATATTAAAAAACAAAAAAGACTGGACGCACGCCAACAGCCTTAATTATGATAAAGATGGAAATTTTCTAATCTCTTTTTATAACAATGGTCAAATCTGGAAAATCGATTCAAAAACAGGAAAAGTAATCTGGAAATTAGGCAAAGACGGAAACATGAAAATGTCTCCGGATAGTAATTTCTCTCAAGCACACGCTGCACATATTAATTCTGAGGGAAGTCTAATGTTTTTTGATAATGGTGTAGACATAAAACAATCTTCGGTTTTTGCTTTGAAAGTAGACGAAACAGGAAAAACTGTAAAACTGGATTTTCATATAAAACTTCCTAAAGACGTTTATAATGATCGAATGGGAAGCGCTTATATGATTGATAAAGATGCCATATTATGCTGTTGTTCAAAAAGACACATCACCATTTTAACCAATAGAAAAGGAGTTTTACTTTGGGCTCTGGAATCCGAAATTCCTCCTTATCGTGTAGAATTTATTCCGGAAGAAAAATTAAAACCATTTCTTCTCAATTAG
- a CDS encoding RagB/SusD family nutrient uptake outer membrane protein, whose product MKKYTLLLLLLTAGTQFSCNQDLEPTVYSSLTNTNGYQTKSDAIAAVNSVYGRLKGPSVGDNYSYWATRHFALTDIATDLGHCQFGGDPGQLSLGTWNSANGLLLEDWNSMYKLIANANNAIFNIAKMSGITAAEKAQFIAEAKFLRASSYMDLTDAWGPVILVTEANVANPKYLDQTPPSSVEEIDAFLIKELTEAAAVLPVNYKNNAIYESNDVGRATKGAALTLLAKLYLRSHDWQKVVTYTQQVMSLGEYSLYPSYLGLFKESNKWCSENIFSSLSDANTNGTELLNHFGPTDHPVVANRWQYYTVNWDFYNTFGDEDERKQCFFPEFMGSDHLLHKQAPTLGAEPPAGELYMPDVATRKYADDETTTYYDGHSVNILRYADVLLSRAEALNEISGPTTEAIDLINQVKGRSHAKLLVLADYNQNSLRDAILQERGWELFYEGKRRADLIRMNKYDVLVNAYHLRVGEAAQVKMPQNKYYTYPQSQVDLNPNLSNADRQ is encoded by the coding sequence ATGAAAAAATATACATTATTACTACTTTTACTTACCGCAGGTACACAATTTTCGTGTAATCAGGATCTTGAACCTACGGTTTATAGTAGCTTGACTAATACAAATGGGTATCAAACAAAATCAGATGCGATAGCAGCCGTTAATTCAGTTTATGGCAGGCTAAAAGGACCTTCTGTAGGAGATAATTACTCTTATTGGGCAACAAGACATTTCGCCTTAACAGATATTGCGACAGATTTAGGACATTGCCAATTTGGTGGAGATCCGGGACAATTATCCTTAGGAACATGGAATTCGGCAAATGGTTTACTTCTTGAAGACTGGAATTCCATGTATAAATTGATTGCAAATGCAAATAATGCAATTTTTAACATTGCAAAGATGTCTGGAATTACTGCTGCCGAAAAAGCGCAATTTATAGCTGAGGCTAAATTTTTGAGAGCTTCATCTTATATGGATTTAACAGATGCATGGGGTCCGGTGATTCTGGTTACGGAAGCTAATGTAGCAAATCCTAAATATTTAGATCAAACACCGCCTTCTTCAGTTGAAGAAATTGACGCTTTCCTGATCAAAGAATTAACCGAAGCCGCTGCTGTTTTACCTGTTAACTACAAGAACAACGCAATTTACGAGAGTAATGATGTTGGTCGCGCTACAAAAGGTGCAGCACTTACTTTGTTAGCAAAATTATACTTACGCAGCCACGACTGGCAAAAAGTTGTTACGTATACTCAACAAGTAATGAGCCTTGGTGAATACAGCCTTTATCCTTCGTACTTAGGTTTATTTAAAGAAAGTAACAAATGGTGCAGCGAAAATATTTTCTCTTCATTAAGTGATGCTAATACCAACGGAACGGAATTACTGAACCACTTTGGACCAACTGATCACCCTGTTGTTGCAAACAGATGGCAATATTATACTGTAAACTGGGATTTCTATAACACTTTTGGCGATGAAGATGAGCGCAAACAATGTTTCTTTCCTGAATTTATGGGTTCAGATCATTTATTACACAAACAAGCTCCAACATTAGGCGCAGAACCACCAGCAGGAGAATTGTATATGCCGGATGTAGCTACCAGAAAATATGCTGATGATGAAACTACAACTTATTATGATGGACATAGTGTAAACATCCTTCGTTATGCTGATGTATTATTAAGCAGAGCCGAAGCTTTAAACGAAATCAGCGGTCCAACTACTGAAGCTATCGACCTTATCAATCAGGTTAAAGGAAGATCACATGCAAAATTATTAGTCTTGGCAGATTATAATCAAAATTCTTTGAGAGATGCCATTTTACAAGAAAGAGGATGGGAACTTTTCTATGAAGGAAAACGTCGTGCAGATTTAATCAGAATGAACAAATACGATGTTCTTGTAAATGCTTACCACCTTAGAGTTGGAGAAGCAGCACAAGTTAAAATGCCACAAAACAAATATTACACTTATCCACAAAGTCAGGTTGATCTTAACCCTAATTTAAGTAATGCAGACAGACAATAA
- a CDS encoding TonB-dependent receptor, translating into MKLLTQKKPRDFRISNVSNKEIKLTILSLLALTFQASATSSINTSTKNNVVLFFEKTIKGKVTDQNGLPIAGANVVVKGTTKGVQTDVDGSFVITVPDNATKLVVTYIGMEDQEVAIGSSPLKVVLKEVGQKLEEIVIGYGKAKKKDLTGSVSSIGKDNLNLGGTISNVGQSLQGRASGVQVQQNSYAPGTSPTIVIRGGNSINNSNGPLYVVDGFITSSGGSISPNDIENIQVLKDAASTAIYGSRGANGVIMITTKKGKLGKLQVEAEISDGFQSIIKEPSLLSGQQYVDIQNAIQHENGRPPLFPVSLPVANTNWFEAATRPGEVLNRSLTFSGSDKTSKFFLSGNYIKQTGAIENTDYERYSVRMGAEKKFNDKLNIGTNFYGASSEGHNSDFGDNILSPMFSIQTAYPNLPIYNADGSYYKYQGKDNALALLLEPTDHTINRLANGNMFLDYEIIKGLTYHFGAGAEWQENIQGKYTPRTLVAGAALRGTGSEENRTYFRWSTDQYLTYKFNLQDIHSFTVMIGTSNQKDTYERVKASGSGFSSDLLTYYNLQGAEVYLKPETEKIETKLTSYFGRLNYAFNDKYLASFTIRRDGSSRFGPNNRFGIFPSGAVAWKISKESFMENFRDLSDLKLRVSYGITGNDGIGDYAYMNRLQSWGGTLNPGELAGATEPANLANPNLKWEQTAQTDIGLDVGFFNDKLTATVDVYKKRTTDALIRVPVGGWWGFNTQTVNSGVIDNQGIELGITSTNFKNDKFTWTTSLNVAYNKQKVVSLADNVKIISQNTSNPSGTVSGQEFTRLEPGKEMSVLYGYKYAGVIKTGETYGPQPLSVAGDPKYEDINGDGKITADDRTYLGNSTPHYIAGLNNDFKYGNFDLNIFFQGAFDYSVYNMTAMVGESSTSTDALNRWVAGTNENTDIPRDGYYKSKYGSYVNSKFVEEASYLRLKNVSIGYSIPESVLKQAKFIDSIRLYAIGQNLLTITNYSGNDPEINGHTASSTAQNLGGGIDFNSFPASRTFILGIKVAIH; encoded by the coding sequence ATGAAATTATTAACTCAAAAAAAGCCAAGGGATTTTCGGATTTCGAATGTATCCAATAAAGAAATTAAACTCACAATTCTTTCCTTATTAGCTTTAACATTTCAGGCTTCAGCAACTTCATCAATAAATACATCAACTAAAAACAATGTTGTATTGTTTTTTGAAAAAACGATAAAGGGTAAAGTAACAGATCAAAACGGGCTTCCTATTGCAGGAGCTAATGTTGTAGTAAAAGGCACAACCAAAGGTGTTCAAACTGATGTTGATGGAAGTTTTGTTATTACTGTTCCTGACAATGCTACTAAACTTGTTGTAACTTATATTGGCATGGAAGATCAAGAAGTTGCAATAGGAAGTTCTCCATTGAAAGTGGTATTGAAAGAAGTTGGACAAAAATTAGAGGAAATCGTAATTGGATACGGAAAAGCTAAGAAAAAAGACCTTACCGGTTCTGTAAGTTCTATTGGAAAAGACAATTTGAACTTAGGCGGAACGATCTCGAATGTTGGACAGTCTTTACAAGGTCGTGCTTCTGGAGTTCAGGTGCAACAAAACAGTTATGCTCCGGGAACTAGCCCAACAATCGTAATTAGAGGTGGAAACTCAATCAACAATTCTAATGGACCTTTGTATGTTGTTGACGGTTTTATTACAAGTTCAGGAGGTTCTATTAGTCCAAATGATATCGAAAATATTCAGGTATTAAAAGATGCTGCTTCTACTGCAATTTATGGTTCAAGAGGAGCAAATGGAGTAATCATGATTACAACTAAAAAAGGAAAACTTGGGAAATTACAGGTTGAAGCCGAAATTTCTGATGGTTTTCAAAGTATAATTAAAGAGCCTTCATTGTTAAGCGGACAACAATATGTTGATATTCAAAATGCAATTCAGCATGAAAACGGAAGACCTCCACTTTTTCCTGTAAGTCTTCCTGTTGCAAATACAAACTGGTTTGAGGCAGCAACCCGTCCAGGTGAAGTACTAAACAGATCGCTTACTTTTAGCGGAAGCGACAAAACATCAAAATTCTTTCTTTCCGGAAATTATATTAAACAAACCGGAGCAATTGAAAACACGGATTACGAAAGATATAGTGTAAGAATGGGCGCTGAGAAAAAATTTAATGATAAATTAAATATCGGTACTAATTTTTATGGTGCTTCCAGTGAAGGACATAATAGTGATTTTGGAGATAATATTTTGTCGCCAATGTTTTCTATTCAAACTGCTTATCCTAATCTTCCTATTTATAATGCTGACGGATCTTACTACAAATATCAAGGAAAAGATAATGCATTAGCACTTTTATTAGAGCCAACAGATCATACAATCAACAGATTGGCTAATGGAAATATGTTTTTGGATTATGAAATCATTAAAGGTTTAACGTATCATTTTGGTGCAGGAGCTGAATGGCAGGAAAACATTCAGGGAAAATATACACCAAGAACATTGGTTGCAGGAGCAGCTTTAAGAGGAACAGGATCTGAAGAAAACAGAACGTATTTTAGATGGAGTACAGACCAATATTTGACTTACAAGTTTAATTTACAAGATATCCATTCTTTTACAGTAATGATTGGAACCTCAAACCAAAAAGATACTTATGAAAGAGTAAAAGCATCTGGATCTGGTTTTTCAAGTGATTTGTTGACATACTACAATCTACAAGGAGCTGAAGTTTATTTAAAACCTGAAACAGAGAAAATTGAGACAAAATTGACTTCTTATTTTGGAAGGTTAAACTATGCTTTTAATGATAAATATTTAGCATCATTTACAATAAGAAGAGATGGTTCTTCACGTTTTGGACCAAATAACAGATTCGGAATTTTCCCTTCTGGTGCGGTTGCATGGAAAATTTCTAAGGAATCATTTATGGAAAACTTCCGTGATTTATCTGACCTTAAATTGAGAGTTAGTTACGGTATAACAGGAAATGATGGTATTGGAGATTATGCTTACATGAACAGATTACAATCTTGGGGAGGAACACTTAATCCTGGTGAATTGGCTGGTGCTACAGAACCTGCAAATCTTGCAAACCCTAATTTAAAATGGGAACAAACCGCTCAAACCGATATAGGTTTAGACGTTGGATTCTTTAACGATAAACTTACTGCAACAGTTGATGTTTATAAAAAAAGAACTACTGATGCACTTATAAGAGTACCTGTTGGTGGATGGTGGGGATTTAATACTCAAACTGTTAATTCAGGAGTTATTGACAATCAAGGTATTGAATTAGGAATTACCAGTACAAATTTTAAAAATGATAAATTTACGTGGACTACTTCATTAAATGTTGCTTACAATAAGCAAAAAGTAGTATCACTTGCTGACAATGTTAAAATCATTAGCCAGAATACTTCTAACCCAAGCGGAACTGTTTCAGGACAAGAGTTTACAAGATTAGAACCTGGAAAAGAAATGAGCGTATTATATGGCTACAAATATGCAGGTGTAATAAAAACGGGAGAAACTTATGGTCCTCAACCATTATCAGTAGCAGGAGATCCAAAATATGAAGATATTAACGGAGATGGTAAAATTACTGCCGATGACAGAACATACTTAGGAAACTCTACACCACATTATATTGCAGGTTTAAATAATGATTTTAAATACGGAAACTTTGATTTGAATATCTTTTTCCAAGGAGCATTTGATTATTCAGTTTACAATATGACTGCAATGGTTGGAGAATCATCTACAAGCACAGATGCACTTAACCGTTGGGTTGCCGGTACAAATGAAAACACTGATATTCCAAGAGACGGATATTACAAAAGCAAATACGGAAGTTATGTAAACTCGAAATTCGTTGAAGAAGCATCTTATTTACGTTTGAAAAATGTTTCTATTGGGTATTCAATTCCGGAAAGTGTTTTAAAACAAGCCAAATTTATAGACAGTATAAGATTGTACGCAATTGGTCAGAACTTATTGACTATTACAAACTATTCTGGGAACGATCCTGAAATAAATGGACACACAGCCAGTTCTACAGCACAAAACCTTGGTGGAGGAATTGATTTTAACTCATTCCCGGCTTCAAGAACATTTATCTTAGGTATAAAAGTAGCAATTCACTAG
- a CDS encoding mevalonate kinase, translating to MKKITSLAPGRTCLFGDHQDYLGLPVIACAIDRNIKLTAEQNDTRTFVLNMIDIDEVRVIDIDATFDTLEPRDYFASSLRVLRRYGCVPNVGYNITITGDIPINSGTSSSSALLMAWIQFLISAFGVNQEVTSEFISKVGYESEVLEHGEPGGMMDHFSIGVGNVVYINTKEPFSFKVIRKDLKGLITGVSGVPKETIGLIGEIKGNALMSIGIVKQNFPDFDLNTSEIEDIDRYRNCLPDRLIPFFEAALKNYHYTKEALKEFEKPVLDLKKIGDLMNQHHEVLRDLLKITVPRIDDMINAALRAGAYGAKIVGSGGGGSIVVIADPKKEDSVIEAILKAGAQEAYAVSVDPGVRVIENI from the coding sequence GTGAAAAAAATTACTTCATTAGCCCCGGGTCGGACATGTCTCTTTGGAGATCATCAAGATTATTTAGGATTGCCGGTTATTGCCTGTGCAATTGATAGAAATATAAAACTAACTGCTGAACAAAATGACACCAGAACATTTGTTCTCAATATGATCGATATTGATGAAGTTCGTGTCATTGATATCGACGCAACTTTTGATACATTAGAGCCAAGAGATTATTTCGCTTCTTCATTGCGTGTTTTACGCAGATATGGTTGTGTGCCAAATGTAGGTTACAATATTACGATTACCGGAGATATTCCAATTAATTCAGGAACATCGAGTTCGTCGGCATTATTAATGGCGTGGATTCAGTTTTTGATTTCTGCTTTTGGCGTAAATCAGGAAGTTACTTCTGAATTTATTTCAAAAGTAGGCTACGAATCTGAAGTTTTGGAACACGGAGAACCAGGCGGAATGATGGATCATTTTAGTATTGGAGTTGGAAATGTAGTGTACATTAATACCAAAGAACCATTTTCGTTTAAAGTAATCAGAAAAGATTTAAAAGGATTAATTACCGGAGTTTCGGGCGTACCAAAAGAAACAATTGGTTTAATTGGTGAAATAAAAGGAAATGCATTAATGTCGATTGGAATTGTGAAGCAGAATTTTCCTGATTTTGATCTCAATACTTCTGAAATCGAAGATATAGACCGCTACAGAAATTGTTTGCCAGATAGATTGATTCCGTTTTTTGAAGCGGCGCTAAAAAATTATCATTATACAAAAGAAGCTTTAAAAGAATTTGAAAAACCAGTTTTAGACCTTAAAAAAATTGGGGATTTAATGAATCAGCATCACGAAGTTTTACGCGATTTATTAAAAATTACAGTTCCACGAATTGATGATATGATCAATGCAGCTTTGCGTGCCGGCGCTTATGGTGCAAAAATTGTAGGTTCTGGCGGCGGCGGAAGTATTGTTGTAATTGCCGATCCTAAAAAGGAAGATTCGGTAATTGAAGCTATTTTAAAAGCCGGAGCGCAGGAAGCTTATGCCGTGTCTGTAGATCCGGGTGTGAGAGTTATTGAAAATATTTAA